The Calliphora vicina chromosome 3, idCalVici1.1, whole genome shotgun sequence genome contains a region encoding:
- the LOC135955935 gene encoding uncharacterized protein LOC135955935 yields the protein MIKFSNFWKKPKEIAAPTSSETLLKTNEIFKHFLNNYSWFVYAIAGILMLCSFYCYIYNCKRRLDLRRRRESIQRGNERIPQRRRPGAVHRDREIFRNAIKAVRQYVGPNENQGPKGKSYVLKRTRSGVIYGNYSNEDNSQ from the exons ATGATTAAGTTTTCTAATTTTTGGAAGAAACCAAAAGAAATTGCAGCACCAACAAGCAGCGAAACACTGTTAAAAACCAATGAGATATTTAAACA CTTCCTTAACAATTACAGTTGGTTTGTTTATGCCATAGCGGGTATTCTGATGTTGTGTAGCTTTTATTGCTACATCTACAATTGCAAACGACGTTTGGACTTGAGGAGACGCAGAGAATCAATACAAAGAGGCAATGAAAg AATTCCCCAACGTCGTCGTCCTGGTGCAGTACATCGTGATCGAGAAATATTTCGCAATGCCATCAAGGCAGTACGCCAGTATGTTGGGCCCAACGAAAATCAAGGCCCTAAAGGCAAATCTTACGTTTTGAAAAGAACGCGCAGCGGTGTTATTTATGGCAATTATAGCAACGAAGACAATAGTCAATGa